Proteins encoded in a region of the Osmerus mordax isolate fOsmMor3 chromosome 17, fOsmMor3.pri, whole genome shotgun sequence genome:
- the gys2 gene encoding glycogen [starch] synthase, liver: MPLTRSLSMSSLSGLPLWEEEDLPVEEMLLFEVAWEVTNKVGGIYTVIQTKAKITVDEWGENLFMMGPYYEHNFKTQVEACDPPNPAIKKAMDALNTNGCQVHFGRWLIEGSPYVILFDIESAAWNLDRWRGDLWDTCGIGMPFNDREANNALIFGSLIAWFFKELTDQTGDMPNVIAHFHEWQAGAGLILIRSRRIPVATVFTTHATLLGRYLCAGNVDFYNNLDKFNVDQEAGERQIYHRYCLERAAVHCAHVFTTVSQITAVEASHMLHRKPDVVTPNGLNVKKFSAMHEFQNLHSTNKNRIQEFIRGHFYGHLDFNLEKTLCFFIAGRYEFSNKGADIFLESLSRLNYLLRVHKSDVTVVVFFIMPAKTNNFNVETLKGQAVRKQLWDTAHSVKEKFGKRLYEALLKGEIPDMNTILERDDFTIMKRAIFATQRHTLPPVTTHNMLDDASDPILANVRRIGLFNSRTDRVKIVFHPEFLSSTSPLLPMDYEEFVRGCHLGVFPSYYEPWGYTPGECTVMGIPSVTTNLSGFGCFMEDHVSDPAAYGIYIVDRRFRSADESCNQLTQFMLSFCQQSRRQRIIQRNRTERLSDLLDWRYLGRFYKHARHLAVSRAFPDKFQMDPLVPPQTQGFRYPRPASVPPSPSASLHSTPHHSDEDDDEDYDEDEEAERDRLNIKATFSLRDVLEGEKKLPGESGD, from the exons ATGCCCCTGACTCGATCCTTATCCATGAGTTCCCTGAGCGGCCTTCCCCtgtgggaggaggaagacctCCCTGTGGAAGAAATGCTGCTGTTTGAGGTAGCCTGGGAAGTCACCAACAAAG TGGGGGGTATCTACACAGTGATCCAGACCAAGGCTAAGATAACAGTGGATGAATGGGGGGAGAATCTCTTCATGATGGGGCCGTACTATGAGCACAACTTCAAGACCCAGGTGGAGGCATGCGACCCCCCAAACCCCGCTATAAAGAAAGCCATGGACGCGCTCAACACCAACGGCTGCCAG GTCCACTTTGGGCGCTGGTTGATAGAGGGCAGCCCTTATGTGATCCTGTTTGACATCGAGTCAGCAGCCTGGAACCTGGACCGCTGGAGGGGGGACCTGTGGGACACCTGTGGTATCGGCATGCCTTTTAACGACCGAGAGGCCAACAATGCGCTCATCTTTGGATCCCTGATAGCCTGGTTCTTCAAAGAG TTGACGGACCAAACAGGGGACATGCCAAATGTCATCGCTCACTTCCACGAATGGCAGGCCGGGGCGGGGCTTATTCTCATCCGCTCACGGAGGATCCCCGTGGCAACTGTGTTCACGACACATGCCACTCTGCTGGGCCGGTACCTATGTGCTGGAAATGTGGACTTCTATAACAACCTGGACAAA TTCAACGTCGaccaggaggctggggagaggcaaaTCTACCACCGCTACTGCCTGGAGAGGGCTGCTGTCCACTGTGCTCACGTGTTCACAACAGTGTCCCAGATCACAGCTGTGGAGGCCAGCCACATGCTGCACAGGAAGCCAG atGTGGTCACCCCCAACGGTTTGAACGTGAAGAAGTTTTCAGCCATGCACGAGTTCCAGAACCTCCACTCCACCAACAAGAACCGGATCCAGGAGTTCATCCGGGGACATTTCTACGG CCACCTGGACTTCAACCTGGAGAAGACCCTTTGCTTTTTCATAGCAGGACGCTATGAGTTCTCCAACAAGGGAGCAGACATTTTCCTGGAGTCTCTGTCCAGACTCAACTACCTGCTGAGG GTGCATAAGAGCGATGTGACAGTGGTGGTGTTCTTCATCATGCCAGCGAAGACAAACAACTTCAACGTGGAAACACTGAAGGGACAAGCAGTACGCAAACAACTCTG GGACACTGCTCACAGTGTGAAGGAGAAGTTTGGGAAGCGACTGTATGAGGCCTTGTTAAA aGGGGAAATCCCTGACATGAACACTATCCTGGAAAGAGATGATTTCACCATCATGAAGAGAGCCATCTTTgccacacag agacacactctccctccagtCACCACTCACAACATGCTGGACGACGCGTCAGACCCCATCCTGGCCAACGTGCGGCGCATCGGCCTCTTCAACTCTCGCACGGACCGCGTCAAG ATAGTATTCCACCCAGAGTTCCTGTCCTCCACCAGTCCCCTGCTGCCTATGGACTATGAGGAGTTTGTACGAGGCTGTCACCTGGGAGTCTTCCCCTCTTACTATGAGCCCTGGGgatacacaccag GTGAGTGCACGGTGATGGGGATACCCAGTGTGACCACCAACCTGTCTGGTTTCGGTTGTTTCATGGAGGACCATGTCTCTGACCCCGCCGCATATG ggATCTACATAGTGGACCGACGGTTTCGCTCAGCTGATGAGTCATGCAACCAGCTGACCCAGTTCATGCTCTCCTTCTGTCAGCAGTCCAGACGACAACGCATCATCCAGCGGAACCGCACAGAGAGGCTGTCTGACCTGCTGGACTGGAGGTACCTGGGACGG TTCTACAAGCATGCCCGCCACTTGGCCGTAAGCAGAGCTTTCCCTGACAAGTTCCAGATGGATCCTCTGGTCCCTCCCCAG ACTCAGGGATTCCGTTACCCCCGGCCCGCCtcagtgcccccctccccttctgcctccctacactccaccccccaccacagtGATGAAGACGATGACGAGGActatgatgaagatgaagaggcagagagagataggctgaACATTAAAGCGACTTTCTCTCTCAGGGACGTGCTTGAGGGCGAGAAAAAACTGCCAGGAGAGTCTGGCGActga
- the kiss2 gene encoding kisspeptin 2, which yields MMILALVLFCGIRQHGTLGVSLNGFGTSEWTDTPGLSLPARVRGSSVVTKRELEGLNLPDNQNLGYLLKEKEDERQIICQNRLTRSKFNCNPFGLRFGKRNNGYRSQIGITKTRPNKLSILFNIKELGVPT from the exons ATGATGATTTTGGCATTGGTCCTGTTTTGTGGTATTCGTCAACATGGAACTCTGGGGGTGTCTCTAAATGGCTTTGGAACTTCTGAGTGGACAGATA CTCCAGGACTCTCGCTGCCTGCCAGGGTTCGAGGGAGCTCTGTGGTGACAAAAAGAGAGCTTGAGGGGCTTAATTTACCTGACAACCAGAATCTTGGTTACCTtttaaaagagaaagaagacGAACGACAGATTATCTGCCAGAACCGACTAACTCGGAGTAAATTTAATTGCAATCCGTTTGGGCTTCGTTTTGGAAAGCGAAACAATGGTTACAGATCCCAAATCGGCATTACAAAAACAAGACCGAACAAACTGTCAATTTTATTTAATATCAAAGAACTGGGCGTACCCACCTGA
- the ldhba gene encoding L-lactate dehydrogenase B-A chain, with protein sequence MSSVMQKLITPLASGPAEPPRNKVTVVGVGQVGMACAISILLRDLADELALVDVMEDRLKGEMMDLQHGSLFLKTSKIVADKDYAVTANSRIVVVTAGVRQQEGESRLNLVQRNVNVFRAIIPQIIKYSPNCTLVVVSNPVDVLTYVTWKLSGLPKNRVIGSGTNLDSARFRYLMAERLGIHSSSFNGWILGEHGDSSVPVWSGANVAGVNLQKLNPEIGTDGDKEHWKQTHKEVVDSAYEVIKLKGYTNWAIGLSVADLTESLVKNMSRIHPVSTMVKDMYGIGEEVFLSLPCVLNSSGVGSVVNMTLNDEEVAQLKKSADTLWGIQKDLKDL encoded by the exons ATGTCGTCTGTCATGCAGAAACTGATCACCCCCCTGGCCAGTGGGCCTGCCGAACCCCCCAGGAACAAGGTgacggtggtgggggtgggacaAGTTGGCATGGCCTGTGCCATTAGCATCCTCCTCAGG gACCTGGCTGATGAGCTAGCCCTGGTGGATGTGATGGAGGACAGGCTGAAGGGAGAGATGATGGACCTGCAGCATGGCAGCCTCTTCCTCAAGACCTCAAAGATTGTGGCTGACAAAG attACGCAGTGACCGCCAACTCCCGTATTGTGGTGGTGACGGCTGGCGTGCgccagcaggaaggagagagcaggctCAACCTGGTCCAGAGGAACGTTAACGTTTTCAGAGCCATCATCCCTCAGATCATCAAATACAGCCCCAACTGCACCCTCGTGGTCGTCTCCAACCCAG TGGATGTTCTGACCTATGTCACCTGGAAGCTCAGCGGCCTGCCCAAGAACCGCGTCATCGGCAGTGGCACCAACCTGGACTCCGCCCGCTTCCGCTACCTGATGGCTGAGCGCCTGGGCATCCACTCTAGCAGCTTCAACGGCTGGATCCTGGGGGAGCACGGAGACTCCAGCG TGCCTGTGTGGAGCGGTGCCAACGTGGCAGGAGTCAACCTGCAGAAGCTCAACCCCGAGATCGGCACTGATGGAGACAAGGAGCACTGGaagcagacacacaaagaaGTGGTGGACAG TGCCTACGAGGTGATCAAGCTGAAGGGCTACACCAACTGGGCCATCGGCCTGAGTGTGGCCGACCTGACTGAGAGCCTTGTCAAGAACATGAGCAGGATCCACCCAGTCTCCACCATGGTCAAG GACATGTATGGCATCGGCGAGGAGGTGTTCCTGAGCCTGCCCTGCGTGCTGAACAGCAGCGGCGTGGGCAGCGTGGTCAACATGACCCTGAACGACGAGGAGGTGGCCCAGCTCAAGAAGAGCGCCGACACCCTCTGGGGAATCCAGAAGGATCTGAAAGACCTGTAG